A portion of the Marinifilum sp. JC120 genome contains these proteins:
- a CDS encoding XRE family transcriptional regulator, translating to MCLRVPVKDAAKILEESLAFWRLAGLEVRELNEDGDELFSVEEVFGESSTGRLLRGARYKEDLTQQQLADKIGIARRHISEMENDKRPIGKAMAKRLGEALNVGYKVFL from the coding sequence ATTTGTCTAAGGGTTCCTGTTAAGGACGCAGCCAAGATTCTTGAAGAGAGTCTTGCTTTTTGGCGTTTGGCTGGTCTTGAAGTCAGAGAACTGAACGAAGACGGTGACGAGCTTTTCAGCGTTGAAGAGGTCTTTGGCGAGTCGTCAACCGGACGTCTTTTGCGCGGAGCAAGATACAAGGAAGACCTTACCCAGCAACAACTTGCGGATAAAATCGGCATTGCCCGCAGGCATATTTCTGAAATGGAGAATGACAAACGTCCCATCGGCAAGGCTATGGCCAAGCGTTTGGGAGAAGCACTCAATGTTGGATACAAGGTGTTTTTGTAG